A stretch of the Aegilops tauschii subsp. strangulata cultivar AL8/78 chromosome 4, Aet v6.0, whole genome shotgun sequence genome encodes the following:
- the LOC109785362 gene encoding uncharacterized protein, which translates to MERTQGFFAALKQEVARGLSPARARRRSESADLDAAALRFSGPVGGGEMLAPLMEGPDPESGDGVGAGARREGWGRWVRGQLARTPSSVAAAAAGAGAARNDLRLLLGVMGAPLAPVHVCAAEPLPHLSIKDTPIETSSAQYILQQYLAASGGHKLLASVRNSYAMGKVRMVATEFENAGRLVKNRNAARCAEPGRFVLWQMAPEKWYIELAVGGSKVHAGCNGKLVWRHTPWLGSHAAKGPVRPLRRALQGLDPLTAASMFAGARCIGERKVNGEDCFILKLCTDPETLKARTEGLAEIIRHVMFGYFSQRTGLLVHIEDSHLTRIQSTTGGDAVYWETTINSFIEDYRPVDGIMIAHSGRSAVTLFRFGEVAMSHTKTRMEEAWSIEEVAFNVPGLSMDCFIPPTDIKSGSVSETVELPHGGEKNKFGPPPGHRAKVAALEKTDGGELAWRGTHT; encoded by the exons ATGGAGAGGACGCAGGGCTTCTTCGCGGCGctcaagcaggaggtggcgcgcgggcTGTCGCCGGCGAGGGCGCGCCGGAGGTCCGAGTCggccgacctcgacgccgccgcgCTCAGGTTCTCCGGCCCGGTGGGGGGTGGAGAGATGCTGGCGCCGCTCATGGAGGGGCCCGATCCGGAGTCCGGCGACGGCGTCGGCGCCGGCGCCAGGAGGGAGGGCTGGGGCCGCTGGGTGCGCGGCCAGCTCGCGCGCACGCCGtcctccgtcgccgccgcggcggccggcgccggcgccgcccgcaacgacctccgcctcctcctcggcGTCATGGGCGCGCCGCTCGCGCCCGTGCACGTCTGCGCCGCCGAGCCGCTCCCGCACCTCAGCATTAAGGACACCCCCATC GAGACCTCGTCGGCGCAGTACATTCTGCAGCAGTACCTGGCGGCCTCCGGTGGGCACAAGCTCCTCGCCTCCGTGCGCAACTCCTACGCCATGGGCAAGGTGCGCATGGTGGCCACTGAGTTTGAGAACGCCGGCCGCCTGGTCAAGAACCGCAATGCGGCTCGCTGCGCCGAGCCGGGCCGCTTCGTGCTGTGGCAGATGGCTCCTGAGAAGTGGTACATCGAGCTGGCTGTCGGTGGGAGCAAGGTGCATGCCGGCTGCAATGGCAAGCTTGTGTGGCGCCACACCCCGTGGCTCGGCTCCCATGCCGCCAAAGGCCCGGTCCGCCCCCTCCGCCGTGCTCTGCAG GGCTTGGATCCACTGACTGCAGCAAGCATGTTTGCCGGCGCACGGTGCATCGGGGAGAGGAAGGTGAACGGGGAGGATTGCTTCATCCTGAAGCTGTGCACTGACCCGGAGACCCTCAAGGCACGCACCGAGGGCCTCGCAGAGATCATCAGGCATGTCATGTTCGGGTACTTCAGCCAGAGGACCGGCCTCCTCGTCCACATCGAGGACTCACACCTGACGCGGATTCAGTCAACAACCGGTGGGGATGCGGTCTACTGGGAGACCACCATCAACTCATTCATCGAGGACTACCGGCCGGTGGATGGCATCATGATTGCGCACTCCGGGCGCTCGGCCGTGACCCTGTTCCGCTTCGGCGAGGTGGCCATGAGCCACACCAAGACTCGGATGGAGGAGGCGTGGAGCATCGAGGAGGTTGCGTTCAATGTACCTGGCCTGTCCATGGATTGCTTCATCCCACCCACCGATATCAAGTCTGGATCTGTAAGTGAGACTGTCGAGCTCCCTCATGGTGGTGAGAAGAACAAGTTTGGTCCTCCCCCTGGTCACCGTGCCAAAGTTGCTGCGCTGGAGAAGACGGATGGTGGCGAGCTAGCATGGAGGGGAACGCATACCTGA